The Suncus etruscus isolate mSunEtr1 chromosome 14, mSunEtr1.pri.cur, whole genome shotgun sequence genome contains a region encoding:
- the GAPDHS gene encoding glyceraldehyde-3-phosphate dehydrogenase, testis-specific isoform X1, with the protein MRKRDVLLTNVTVVHLLRPPCRVIRSPPPCPPAPKIEPPSPSPEPEPEPEPEPKPVIKKEIPPSPPPPPPPPPPPPPPPPPPKNLTIGINGFGRIGRLVLRACLEKGVKVVAVNDPFIDPEYMVYMFKYDSTHRQYKGNVQYKNGYLVVDGMEITVFQSMKPGDIPWKSVGSPYVVESTGVYLSLKDASEHLNGGAQRVVISAPSPDAPTFVMGVNEKEYDPSSMKIVSNASCTTNCLAPLSKVIHEKFGIVEGLMTTIHSYTATQKTVDGPSKKAWRDGRGAHQNIIPASTGAAKAVGKVIPELKGKLTGMAFRVPTPDVSVVDLTCRLAQPASLSAIKDSIRSAANGPLAGILDYTEDEVVSTDFLGDTHSSIFDANASMALNDNFVKLISWYDNEYGYSHRVVDLIMYMFKKDK; encoded by the exons ATGCGGAAAAGAGACGTCTTGCTCACCAATGTCACCGTGGTCCATCTGTTACGACCACCTTGCCGGG TAATCAGATCACCACCCCCATGTCCTCCGGCACCCAAGATTGAGCCTCCCTCCCCTTCACCGGAACCTGAACCAGAGCCAGAACCAGAGCCAAAGCCTGTCATCAAGAAGGAGATTCCCCCATCTCCTCCACCGCCACCCCCTCCACCGCCACCCCCTCCGCCTCCACCACCTCCTCCCAAGAACCTGACTATTGGCATCAATGG ATTTGGACGCATTGGTCGCCTGGTCCTACGTGCTTGTCTGGAGAAGGGCGTGAAGGTGGTGGCTGTGAATGACCCATTCATTGACCCAGAATATATG GTGTACATGTTCAAGTATGACTCAACCCACCGCCAGTACAAGGGAAATGTGCAGTACAAGAACGGGTATCTGGTCGTGGATGGTATGGAGATCACTGTCTTCCAGAG CATGAAGCCCGGTGACATACCCTGGAAGTCTGTTGGGAGCCCCTATGTGGTGGAGTCTACAGGCGTGTACCTGAGCTTAAAAGATGCTTCA GAACACCTCAATGGAGGTGCCCAGAGAGTGGTCATCAGTGCTCCCTCCCCAGATGCACCCACATTTGTCATGGGGGTGAATGAAAAGGAGTATGATCCGAGTTCCATGAAAATTGTCAG CAACGCCTCCTGTACCACCAACTGCCTGGCTCCCCTCAGCAAGGTCATTCACGAGAAATTTGGGATCGTAGAAGGGCTGATG ACCACAATTCATTCCTACACCGCCACCCAGAAGACTGTGGACGGCCCATCGAAGAAGGCCTGGCGCGATGGCCGGGGGGCCCACCAGAACATCATTCCAGCCTCCACAGGGGCTGCTAAGGCTGTTGGCAAAgtcatccctgagctcaaagG AAAGTTGACAGGAATGGCATTTCGAGTGCCAACACCAGACGTGTCAGTTGTGGACCTGACCTGTCGCCTGGCCCAGCCAGCCTCTTTATCCGCCATCAAGGATTCCATACGCTCAGCAGCCAATGGGCCATTGGCTGGCATCCTTGACTACACAGAAGATGAG GTAGTATCCACGGACTTTCTCGGCGACACTCACTCATCCATTTTCGATGCTAACGCTAGCATGGCTCTCAACGACAATTTCGTGAAGCTCATTTCCTG GTACGACAACGAATATGGCTACAGTCACCGGGTGGTCGATCTTATCATGTACATGTTTAAGAAAGACAAGTGA
- the GAPDHS gene encoding glyceraldehyde-3-phosphate dehydrogenase, testis-specific isoform X2, with amino-acid sequence MRKRDVLLTNVTVVHLLRPPCRVQRPPPVIRSPPPCPPAPKIEPPSPSPEPEPEPEPEPKPVIKKEIPPSPPPPPPPPPPPPPPPPPPKNLTIGINGFGRIGRLVLRACLEKGVKVVAVNDPFIDPEYMVYMFKYDSTHRQYKGNVQYKNGYLVVDGMEITVFQSMKPGDIPWKSVGSPYVVESTGVYLSLKDASEHLNGGAQRVVISAPSPDAPTFVMGVNEKEYDPSSMKIVSNASCTTNCLAPLSKVIHEKFGIVEGLMTTIHSYTATQKTVDGPSKKAWRDGRGAHQNIIPASTGAAKAVGKVIPELKGKLTGMAFRVPTPDVSVVDLTCRLAQPASLSAIKDSIRSAANGPLAGILDYTEDEVVSTDFLGDTHSSIFDANASMALNDNFVKLISWYDNEYGYSHRVVDLIMYMFKKDK; translated from the exons ATGCGGAAAAGAGACGTCTTGCTCACCAATGTCACCGTGGTCCATCTGTTACGACCACCTTGCCGGG tacagagaccacccccag TAATCAGATCACCACCCCCATGTCCTCCGGCACCCAAGATTGAGCCTCCCTCCCCTTCACCGGAACCTGAACCAGAGCCAGAACCAGAGCCAAAGCCTGTCATCAAGAAGGAGATTCCCCCATCTCCTCCACCGCCACCCCCTCCACCGCCACCCCCTCCGCCTCCACCACCTCCTCCCAAGAACCTGACTATTGGCATCAATGG ATTTGGACGCATTGGTCGCCTGGTCCTACGTGCTTGTCTGGAGAAGGGCGTGAAGGTGGTGGCTGTGAATGACCCATTCATTGACCCAGAATATATG GTGTACATGTTCAAGTATGACTCAACCCACCGCCAGTACAAGGGAAATGTGCAGTACAAGAACGGGTATCTGGTCGTGGATGGTATGGAGATCACTGTCTTCCAGAG CATGAAGCCCGGTGACATACCCTGGAAGTCTGTTGGGAGCCCCTATGTGGTGGAGTCTACAGGCGTGTACCTGAGCTTAAAAGATGCTTCA GAACACCTCAATGGAGGTGCCCAGAGAGTGGTCATCAGTGCTCCCTCCCCAGATGCACCCACATTTGTCATGGGGGTGAATGAAAAGGAGTATGATCCGAGTTCCATGAAAATTGTCAG CAACGCCTCCTGTACCACCAACTGCCTGGCTCCCCTCAGCAAGGTCATTCACGAGAAATTTGGGATCGTAGAAGGGCTGATG ACCACAATTCATTCCTACACCGCCACCCAGAAGACTGTGGACGGCCCATCGAAGAAGGCCTGGCGCGATGGCCGGGGGGCCCACCAGAACATCATTCCAGCCTCCACAGGGGCTGCTAAGGCTGTTGGCAAAgtcatccctgagctcaaagG AAAGTTGACAGGAATGGCATTTCGAGTGCCAACACCAGACGTGTCAGTTGTGGACCTGACCTGTCGCCTGGCCCAGCCAGCCTCTTTATCCGCCATCAAGGATTCCATACGCTCAGCAGCCAATGGGCCATTGGCTGGCATCCTTGACTACACAGAAGATGAG GTAGTATCCACGGACTTTCTCGGCGACACTCACTCATCCATTTTCGATGCTAACGCTAGCATGGCTCTCAACGACAATTTCGTGAAGCTCATTTCCTG GTACGACAACGAATATGGCTACAGTCACCGGGTGGTCGATCTTATCATGTACATGTTTAAGAAAGACAAGTGA
- the GAPDHS gene encoding glyceraldehyde-3-phosphate dehydrogenase, testis-specific isoform X3: MRKRDVLLTNVTVVHLLRPPCPAPKIEPPSPSPEPEPEPEPEPKPVIKKEIPPSPPPPPPPPPPPPPPPPPPKNLTIGINGFGRIGRLVLRACLEKGVKVVAVNDPFIDPEYMVYMFKYDSTHRQYKGNVQYKNGYLVVDGMEITVFQSMKPGDIPWKSVGSPYVVESTGVYLSLKDASEHLNGGAQRVVISAPSPDAPTFVMGVNEKEYDPSSMKIVSNASCTTNCLAPLSKVIHEKFGIVEGLMTTIHSYTATQKTVDGPSKKAWRDGRGAHQNIIPASTGAAKAVGKVIPELKGKLTGMAFRVPTPDVSVVDLTCRLAQPASLSAIKDSIRSAANGPLAGILDYTEDEVVSTDFLGDTHSSIFDANASMALNDNFVKLISWYDNEYGYSHRVVDLIMYMFKKDK; the protein is encoded by the exons ATGCGGAAAAGAGACGTCTTGCTCACCAATGTCACCGTGGTCCATCTGTTACGACCACCTTG TCCGGCACCCAAGATTGAGCCTCCCTCCCCTTCACCGGAACCTGAACCAGAGCCAGAACCAGAGCCAAAGCCTGTCATCAAGAAGGAGATTCCCCCATCTCCTCCACCGCCACCCCCTCCACCGCCACCCCCTCCGCCTCCACCACCTCCTCCCAAGAACCTGACTATTGGCATCAATGG ATTTGGACGCATTGGTCGCCTGGTCCTACGTGCTTGTCTGGAGAAGGGCGTGAAGGTGGTGGCTGTGAATGACCCATTCATTGACCCAGAATATATG GTGTACATGTTCAAGTATGACTCAACCCACCGCCAGTACAAGGGAAATGTGCAGTACAAGAACGGGTATCTGGTCGTGGATGGTATGGAGATCACTGTCTTCCAGAG CATGAAGCCCGGTGACATACCCTGGAAGTCTGTTGGGAGCCCCTATGTGGTGGAGTCTACAGGCGTGTACCTGAGCTTAAAAGATGCTTCA GAACACCTCAATGGAGGTGCCCAGAGAGTGGTCATCAGTGCTCCCTCCCCAGATGCACCCACATTTGTCATGGGGGTGAATGAAAAGGAGTATGATCCGAGTTCCATGAAAATTGTCAG CAACGCCTCCTGTACCACCAACTGCCTGGCTCCCCTCAGCAAGGTCATTCACGAGAAATTTGGGATCGTAGAAGGGCTGATG ACCACAATTCATTCCTACACCGCCACCCAGAAGACTGTGGACGGCCCATCGAAGAAGGCCTGGCGCGATGGCCGGGGGGCCCACCAGAACATCATTCCAGCCTCCACAGGGGCTGCTAAGGCTGTTGGCAAAgtcatccctgagctcaaagG AAAGTTGACAGGAATGGCATTTCGAGTGCCAACACCAGACGTGTCAGTTGTGGACCTGACCTGTCGCCTGGCCCAGCCAGCCTCTTTATCCGCCATCAAGGATTCCATACGCTCAGCAGCCAATGGGCCATTGGCTGGCATCCTTGACTACACAGAAGATGAG GTAGTATCCACGGACTTTCTCGGCGACACTCACTCATCCATTTTCGATGCTAACGCTAGCATGGCTCTCAACGACAATTTCGTGAAGCTCATTTCCTG GTACGACAACGAATATGGCTACAGTCACCGGGTGGTCGATCTTATCATGTACATGTTTAAGAAAGACAAGTGA